In Geopsychrobacter electrodiphilus DSM 16401, a single window of DNA contains:
- a CDS encoding 6-carboxyhexanoate--CoA ligase, whose translation MKSELYSLRMRASRGEKHISGAERLLEYSLLEDATSVMLKRALNHVRGKAEKICFKLQPVPSRQVSKRNLLNLTTFEVADWPQGRALAAQLIGNLGVKSSIVQEAMAQLAGGPSPAGEAMRGAMLVSTETGQRLEPDKTRGVRVSRMDLDKDAGQRVEALLTDMGLNNPRVIEAWTLASKVALYPQVVAALCWSDDPDYITGYVASAQNGNQRVIRLKEAGSEIGGRIFFVRPGGDLNDLISHLQYEPVLFDAPSH comes from the coding sequence ATGAAATCTGAACTTTACAGCTTAAGAATGCGCGCCAGTCGCGGAGAAAAACATATCTCTGGGGCTGAACGGCTGCTCGAATATTCACTTTTAGAAGATGCGACTTCGGTCATGTTGAAGCGCGCTCTCAATCATGTACGTGGCAAGGCCGAGAAAATTTGTTTCAAGCTGCAACCGGTTCCATCAAGGCAGGTGTCAAAAAGAAATTTATTAAACCTGACGACTTTTGAGGTTGCTGATTGGCCGCAGGGGAGGGCTCTGGCCGCTCAGCTGATAGGGAATCTCGGGGTGAAGAGTTCTATTGTGCAGGAGGCCATGGCGCAACTCGCCGGGGGGCCTTCTCCCGCAGGAGAAGCAATGCGTGGTGCCATGCTGGTCAGTACGGAGACAGGTCAGCGTCTGGAACCGGACAAAACCCGGGGGGTACGCGTCAGTCGCATGGATCTGGACAAGGATGCAGGACAACGGGTTGAGGCTCTCCTTACCGATATGGGGTTGAATAATCCACGCGTGATTGAGGCCTGGACTTTGGCCAGCAAAGTCGCCCTCTATCCACAGGTTGTGGCTGCGCTCTGTTGGTCGGACGATCCGGACTATATTACCGGCTATGTTGCTTCTGCGCAGAACGGCAATCAACGGGTCATCCGGCTTAAAGAAGCCGGCAGTGAGATCGGTGGCCGAATTTTTTTTGTGCGTCCGGGGGGGGATTTAAACGATTTGATAAGCCATCTGCAGTATGAACCGGTGCTCTTTGATGCGCCATCCCACTGA
- the bioF gene encoding 8-amino-7-oxononanoate synthase: MRHPTDTMQHLKKYLAELDTQNMLRTLREVESAQGPHVQIGGREYLLLCSNNYLGLANHPVLIEASCRATHDFGVGSGASRLVSGSMSLHHRLEEQIAAFKGTEAALLFNSGYAANNGIIQGLLGASDTVFSDALNHASIIDGCRLSGAKIEIYPHNDMAALEQMLNDARAKRRGRWLIVTDGVFSMDGDMAPLNRLVELKEQFDAWLMVDDAHGGGVLGQHGRGIAEHFGCLGRIDLQMGTFGKAFGGFGAYLAAAQPVIDRLINSSRAFIFSTSLPPGVIAANAEALRLVDSSEGQKRRENLENNRYLFSTRLQQAGLNLCGSTTQIVPILTCHPEPTMQAASALLKQGIFLSGIRPPTVSSGACRLRATLMADHDPSEVVAAADKIIALLKTMDAVDA; this comes from the coding sequence ATGCGCCATCCCACTGACACTATGCAGCATCTCAAAAAATATTTAGCTGAACTCGATACCCAAAATATGCTGCGGACCTTGCGTGAGGTTGAGTCGGCCCAAGGTCCTCATGTTCAGATTGGAGGCAGAGAATATCTCCTTCTCTGCTCGAATAACTATCTCGGCCTTGCAAACCATCCGGTCTTGATCGAAGCATCCTGCCGCGCCACACATGACTTTGGTGTCGGTTCTGGCGCCAGCCGTCTGGTGTCGGGCAGTATGAGTCTTCATCATCGGCTTGAAGAGCAAATTGCTGCATTTAAAGGGACAGAAGCGGCCCTGCTGTTCAATAGTGGCTATGCCGCCAACAACGGGATTATTCAGGGTTTGCTCGGAGCCTCTGATACGGTCTTCTCTGATGCCTTGAATCATGCCTCGATCATTGATGGCTGTCGTCTTTCAGGCGCCAAAATCGAAATCTACCCGCATAATGACATGGCAGCCCTGGAGCAGATGTTGAACGACGCCAGGGCCAAACGCCGTGGTCGATGGTTGATTGTCACCGATGGCGTCTTCAGTATGGATGGCGATATGGCCCCCTTGAATCGGCTGGTTGAACTCAAGGAGCAGTTCGATGCCTGGTTGATGGTTGATGATGCCCATGGCGGCGGTGTGTTGGGTCAACATGGACGAGGAATCGCCGAGCATTTTGGCTGTCTCGGCCGCATTGATCTGCAGATGGGGACTTTCGGTAAAGCGTTCGGTGGATTTGGCGCCTATCTGGCCGCCGCACAGCCGGTTATCGATCGACTGATCAATAGTTCGAGGGCATTTATTTTTTCAACCAGCTTACCTCCCGGTGTGATCGCGGCGAACGCTGAAGCCTTGCGTCTGGTCGACAGCTCAGAGGGGCAGAAGCGGAGGGAAAACCTTGAAAACAATCGGTACCTGTTCTCAACGCGACTTCAGCAGGCTGGGCTCAACCTTTGTGGCAGCACCACCCAGATTGTCCCAATTCTGACCTGTCACCCCGAGCCGACCATGCAAGCGGCATCAGCCCTGCTTAAGCAAGGGATTTTTTTAAGCGGCATTCGGCCCCCGACCGTTTCTTCGGGCGCCTGTCGCTTGCGAGCAACCCTGATGGCTGATCATGATCCCAGCGAAGTTGTTGCCGCGGCCGACAAAATTATTGCATTACTCAAAACCATGGACGCGGTGGATGCCTGA
- a CDS encoding alpha/beta fold hydrolase, with protein sequence MPEDLKTEQFEHGQLRWRELGEGAPLVLLHGWSMSHAVFTELAELLAPNFRLLIPDLPGHGGSDPVDPCSLFMMSKTLATWLNRLALGPVLLLGWSLGGQVAIQLSVDYPQLVERLLLMSSTPRFCASDNWAAGLPVNELRALRRGLVRHYLATMGEFFDLQFRGEAISPERRREILQFAVRPIGLPTPDAALLTLDILGREDLRDRLSSIQAPALVIHGQNDQIIPQSAGVYLTEHLPRASFISLSGIGHAPFLSRPGEIVRMIEEFCR encoded by the coding sequence ATGCCTGAAGATTTAAAAACCGAACAATTCGAACATGGCCAACTTCGCTGGCGCGAGCTGGGTGAAGGGGCGCCGCTGGTCTTGTTGCATGGCTGGTCAATGTCACATGCCGTGTTCACTGAACTAGCCGAGCTGCTTGCGCCAAACTTCCGTTTACTGATTCCCGACCTTCCCGGGCACGGTGGTTCTGACCCTGTCGACCCCTGCAGTCTTTTTATGATGTCGAAAACACTTGCGACCTGGCTGAATCGTTTGGCTCTTGGCCCAGTGCTCCTGTTGGGTTGGTCTCTGGGAGGACAGGTTGCGATTCAACTCAGCGTCGACTACCCACAATTGGTCGAACGTCTATTGTTGATGTCGAGTACTCCACGTTTTTGCGCGAGTGATAATTGGGCTGCTGGCCTGCCCGTTAATGAACTTCGCGCCTTGCGCCGTGGGTTAGTTAGGCATTATCTGGCGACCATGGGTGAATTTTTTGATCTTCAATTTAGGGGAGAAGCCATATCGCCCGAGAGACGCCGAGAAATTTTGCAATTTGCCGTTCGACCTATCGGATTGCCAACACCGGACGCCGCCCTGTTAACTCTGGATATCCTGGGGCGTGAAGATTTGCGGGATCGTCTCTCTTCAATCCAGGCGCCGGCGTTGGTTATTCATGGCCAAAATGATCAGATCATTCCCCAAAGTGCTGGGGTTTATCTGACCGAGCATTTACCACGTGCAAGCTTTATCAGCCTTTCTGGTATTGGACATGCCCCCTTTTTAAGCCGTCCAGGCGAGATAGTACGAATGATAGAAGAATTCTGTCGATGA
- the bioC gene encoding malonyl-ACP O-methyltransferase BioC: protein MIPGENRLKLKHVRRNFSWHADEYERYALVQKVVVPQLLRHLSPGAVWQRVLEVGCGTGMLSRKFMKDHPDTKLILSDLAHDMSRRVACEFPFLPVVDADAENLPFRDTSFDLVLSSSVYQWVNHLMQAFAELGRILSPGGKVAMALFGERTLHELRHSHATALSAGKSHSQGFPTISQVRGAVGDHFTVEYLESQLEVEWHPGVPHLLRSLKAIGAQNASRDRPSGLTSRRMMQRMYDCYSEKFGREGTIPATYEVIYLVLKKCG, encoded by the coding sequence ATGATTCCGGGTGAGAATCGTCTCAAACTGAAACATGTTCGACGTAATTTTTCGTGGCATGCCGATGAATATGAGCGTTATGCTCTGGTTCAAAAAGTCGTGGTGCCACAACTGTTAAGGCACCTGTCGCCTGGGGCTGTTTGGCAGCGGGTGCTGGAAGTCGGTTGTGGTACCGGGATGCTCAGTCGGAAGTTTATGAAGGATCATCCCGACACAAAATTAATCCTTTCTGATCTTGCCCATGATATGAGCCGTCGTGTTGCTTGTGAGTTTCCCTTCCTCCCCGTGGTAGATGCCGACGCCGAAAATCTGCCTTTCAGAGATACAAGCTTTGACCTGGTTTTGTCGAGTTCGGTTTACCAGTGGGTTAATCATCTGATGCAGGCTTTTGCTGAACTTGGGAGAATATTGAGCCCTGGCGGAAAGGTTGCTATGGCGCTTTTTGGTGAGCGAACCCTCCATGAGTTGCGACATTCACATGCCACTGCTTTGTCTGCAGGGAAATCTCATAGTCAGGGATTTCCGACTATCAGTCAGGTGCGAGGAGCTGTTGGAGATCATTTCACCGTTGAGTATCTAGAGAGTCAGTTAGAGGTTGAATGGCACCCGGGAGTGCCCCACCTTTTACGCTCACTTAAGGCGATCGGCGCCCAAAATGCCAGTCGAGACCGACCCTCTGGCCTGACTTCGCGAAGGATGATGCAGCGCATGTATGATTGTTATTCAGAGAAATTCGGGAGGGAGGGGACTATCCCCGCAACCTACGAAGTGATTTATCTCGTGCTGAAGAAATGTGGTTAG
- a CDS encoding ArsR/SmtB family transcription factor, whose product MEDLPFDQNKDFTRESEILKVLGHPVRLKIVAGLMSQSCNVKKIWECLGLPQATVSQHLALLKNKSIISGRREGVEVFYQVTCPEAQKVVGALLSSLILTNDVCDSRI is encoded by the coding sequence ATGGAAGATCTCCCTTTCGATCAAAACAAGGACTTTACACGTGAATCTGAAATTCTCAAGGTGCTGGGTCATCCGGTTCGGCTTAAAATTGTCGCCGGTCTGATGTCACAGTCCTGTAATGTCAAAAAAATCTGGGAATGTTTAGGCTTGCCACAAGCGACGGTCTCTCAACATCTGGCTCTCTTGAAAAACAAATCAATTATATCGGGCCGCCGGGAGGGAGTAGAAGTATTCTATCAGGTGACATGCCCTGAGGCACAAAAAGTCGTTGGTGCCCTTCTCAGTAGTCTGATCCTGACGAATGATGTGTGCGATTCCAGAATCTGA
- a CDS encoding DUF3108 domain-containing protein produces MKKQIVIILLLILMDRSFAVAAETSTVVLTASRPVNSLLGETLTYKISFLWFDKIARGEIHLEAGKKNGTYLATLTAKTLGITAFFTSNRIETYTTLMEEGPGGLLRPLLQTSDTQKTKRGKVTHRETSYTFDFSAHRVTYRKRINGVDEQGTVLPMDKNKPAYDFLTAFYNLRLKRLGAIEVGHDIKLAAFSRKGPEEIVISRLSASEQKKLNFSDKLLLCRVVMAPETFGTKSRDVYVGFDAQVRPQFAIVKNVIGLGDVRGLLIQSTEPKLKQ; encoded by the coding sequence ATGAAAAAACAGATTGTTATTATATTGCTATTAATATTAATGGACCGATCCTTTGCTGTGGCTGCAGAGACGTCCACTGTTGTTCTTACCGCTTCACGTCCAGTCAATTCTCTGTTAGGTGAAACTTTAACCTACAAAATCTCTTTCCTCTGGTTTGACAAGATCGCTCGCGGAGAAATACATCTGGAGGCTGGTAAAAAAAACGGGACATATTTGGCAACGCTTACAGCTAAAACTCTGGGCATTACCGCATTTTTTACCAGCAATCGAATCGAGACGTATACAACTCTGATGGAGGAGGGGCCTGGTGGTTTACTCCGGCCCCTGTTGCAGACTTCCGACACGCAAAAGACAAAAAGAGGTAAGGTTACTCATCGAGAGACCAGTTACACCTTTGATTTTTCTGCTCATCGAGTAACGTATCGCAAAAGAATCAATGGGGTTGATGAGCAGGGAACGGTGTTGCCAATGGATAAGAATAAACCGGCCTATGATTTTTTAACCGCATTTTATAACCTCCGACTCAAACGTCTGGGGGCCATAGAAGTTGGGCACGATATTAAACTTGCCGCTTTCTCTCGCAAAGGACCTGAAGAAATTGTGATTAGTCGCCTCAGCGCATCAGAGCAGAAAAAGCTCAACTTCTCGGATAAGCTTTTACTGTGTCGGGTTGTGATGGCACCGGAAACCTTTGGCACCAAAAGTCGCGATGTGTATGTCGGTTTTGATGCGCAAGTACGCCCACAATTTGCAATTGTGAAAAATGTTATCGGGTTGGGAGATGTGCGGGGTCTGTTGATTCAAAGCACTGAGCCAAAATTAAAACAGTGA
- a CDS encoding putative manganese-dependent inorganic diphosphatase: MKKTTTYVIGHRNPDTDSICSAIAYAELLARQGQTDVLPARAGNLNKQTEFVLEFLGQKSPRHLADVYPRVGDVISEETVMIGLDEPLPKALELFHRHKIRTLPLVDEEKRPRGLLLLKEITERFLLPTQPGEMRRIKVSSQSVANCLHAQIGTLYEPEALEELDLYVGARDTHSFADWLKEIDPRRSILITGQRPQIITAAIDAGIRMLILSGQSPLNPELIRKAQAARTSLISSPLDTANCCWLTRLATPVSALVGESFLKVGPLELLSDLRFKLLHQDAVAAVVVNEDDQILGIVSKSHLLKNAPVRLILVDHNELSQAVAGADKVEIDEVIDHHRLGNFQTDKPIRFINQPVGSTCTLVATLYRQAGLEPTARIAGLLLAGLLSDTIILKSPTTTDIDREIFLWLEKLSGLDAELFGNKIFSSGSPMATGLGARELITSDFKEYETDGKKIGLGQVEVVTFQVFYDRKDELEAELIRLREEKGYVLAALLVTDIVEGTSLLLTAGPRELPLIIGYPKQDSNLYLARGVLSRKKQLVPHLLKIFKV, translated from the coding sequence ATGAAAAAAACGACTACTTATGTCATTGGACATCGCAATCCTGACACTGATTCTATCTGTAGTGCTATCGCCTACGCTGAACTTTTAGCTCGTCAGGGACAAACGGATGTTCTTCCTGCACGTGCAGGGAATCTCAACAAACAGACTGAATTTGTCCTCGAGTTCTTAGGTCAAAAGTCCCCAAGGCACCTGGCGGATGTTTACCCGCGCGTCGGAGATGTGATCAGCGAAGAAACGGTCATGATTGGTTTAGATGAACCCTTGCCCAAAGCACTGGAGTTGTTTCATCGCCATAAAATAAGAACCTTACCTCTTGTTGATGAAGAAAAAAGACCGCGGGGTTTGCTCCTGCTTAAAGAAATTACCGAGCGGTTTCTTCTCCCAACCCAACCCGGAGAGATGCGTCGCATTAAAGTCAGTTCGCAATCAGTAGCCAACTGCTTGCACGCACAAATTGGGACGCTTTATGAACCCGAAGCACTTGAAGAGTTAGACCTTTATGTCGGTGCACGTGATACTCATTCATTTGCCGATTGGTTGAAGGAGATCGATCCGCGACGCAGTATTTTGATTACAGGGCAACGACCCCAGATAATCACTGCAGCAATTGACGCCGGGATTAGAATGTTAATTCTTTCTGGGCAGTCGCCTCTGAATCCCGAATTGATTAGAAAAGCACAAGCGGCACGGACCAGTCTGATCTCCAGTCCTCTTGATACTGCCAACTGTTGTTGGCTGACGCGTCTGGCTACGCCGGTTTCTGCACTGGTTGGGGAGAGCTTTTTAAAAGTCGGACCTCTGGAGTTGCTCTCAGATTTAAGGTTCAAACTGTTGCATCAGGATGCAGTTGCCGCCGTAGTGGTTAATGAAGATGATCAGATCCTTGGGATTGTCAGTAAGAGTCATTTGTTAAAAAATGCTCCAGTTCGACTTATTCTGGTTGATCACAATGAACTTTCCCAAGCCGTAGCTGGTGCAGACAAAGTAGAAATCGATGAAGTGATTGACCATCATCGTCTCGGTAATTTTCAAACAGACAAACCTATCCGTTTTATTAATCAGCCGGTTGGTAGTACCTGCACCTTGGTGGCAACTCTCTATCGTCAGGCTGGCCTTGAGCCAACAGCTCGCATCGCCGGGTTGCTGTTGGCCGGTCTGCTTTCCGATACAATAATTCTAAAATCTCCAACCACTACCGACATAGATCGTGAGATTTTTCTGTGGTTAGAAAAATTATCGGGCCTTGATGCTGAACTATTTGGCAATAAAATCTTTTCATCTGGGAGCCCGATGGCGACTGGTCTCGGAGCTCGGGAACTCATTACAAGTGATTTTAAGGAATATGAAACCGATGGGAAAAAAATTGGTCTAGGTCAGGTAGAAGTTGTAACCTTTCAGGTCTTTTATGATCGCAAGGATGAACTCGAAGCCGAGTTGATACGACTGCGTGAAGAGAAGGGTTATGTTCTGGCGGCACTGTTGGTGACCGATATTGTAGAAGGGACCAGTTTGCTGTTAACCGCTGGTCCGAGAGAATTGCCGTTAATCATCGGATACCCAAAGCAAGATTCAAATCTTTATCTGGCGAGAGGAGTGCTGTCGCGTAAAAAGCAACTTGTTCCGCATCTTTTAAAAATTTTTAAAGTGTAG
- a CDS encoding IS30 family transposase yields the protein MHYTQLTREERYQISALKTAGQSKAQMAKVLGRHKSTIGREMARNCGLRGYRPKQADGLAVSRRQEKVTCRITRESWARVEQLTREYWSPEQVSYWLRQEECLHVSPEWIYQYVLRDKRAGGDIYRYLRCQKQRKKRYGAPDRRGQLKGRVSIDERPEVVNERSRVGDWEADTVIGKQGSAVLVTLVERKTRWSMIGKAPDRTAKKVRAVIVKRLLPLASHVKTLTYDNGKEFALHLDIDEMLQSSGYFAHPYHSWERGLNENTNGLIRQFFPKGKDLAEVTDEEIQRVMNKLNNRPRKCLGFKTPNQVFFGINPPVALAN from the coding sequence ATGCACTACACACAGCTTACCCGAGAAGAAAGATATCAGATTTCCGCCTTGAAAACAGCCGGTCAATCGAAGGCGCAAATGGCCAAGGTTCTTGGCCGCCATAAATCCACCATTGGCCGGGAGATGGCACGCAATTGTGGGTTGAGAGGCTACAGACCCAAGCAGGCTGATGGTCTTGCTGTAAGTCGTCGTCAGGAAAAGGTCACTTGCCGTATCACTCGCGAGTCCTGGGCGCGCGTCGAGCAGTTGACCCGCGAATACTGGAGTCCAGAGCAGGTCAGCTATTGGCTGCGGCAGGAAGAATGTCTCCATGTTAGTCCCGAGTGGATTTATCAATATGTTCTTCGTGACAAGCGGGCTGGTGGTGACATCTACCGATATCTGCGCTGTCAGAAACAACGTAAAAAGCGTTACGGTGCGCCAGATCGTCGTGGCCAGCTCAAAGGGCGCGTTTCGATCGACGAACGACCAGAGGTGGTCAACGAACGGAGTCGAGTCGGTGATTGGGAAGCCGATACGGTCATTGGCAAACAAGGCAGCGCTGTTTTGGTCACCCTCGTGGAACGCAAGACCCGTTGGAGCATGATTGGCAAGGCACCCGATCGGACAGCAAAAAAGGTTCGGGCTGTCATAGTGAAACGATTACTACCGCTGGCCTCACACGTGAAAACGTTGACTTACGACAACGGGAAAGAGTTTGCCTTGCATCTGGACATTGACGAGATGCTTCAGTCTAGCGGTTATTTTGCGCACCCTTATCATTCGTGGGAACGCGGCTTAAACGAGAACACCAATGGCCTTATTCGCCAGTTCTTCCCAAAAGGCAAGGATCTCGCTGAAGTGACTGACGAAGAGATTCAGAGAGTGATGAACAAACTCAACAACCGCCCCAGAAAATGCCTTGGATTTAAAACCCCCAATCAGGTATTTTTTGGAATCAATCCACCGGTTGCACTAGCGAATTGA
- a CDS encoding ATP-binding protein — protein MLKIPFLRNILLIAILFATLFPLYDVFFIIPSYQDMLVQETERDAKRFARFLVVSNQPDLFHFTSEVIPEALARNIGQLREEGLLEKIRIFSSAGEIIFSTDKAEVGTLNKNKYFSELVAKGKTYSKVVHKESATAEGALSDRDVVETYIPVMRDDTFLGALEVYSDISIIQKSLFYITRKSLSMLVVASLGLLFMTLLVLFRARDSIAARDQSEAALHHAKEDLELRVGQRTVELSSANQLLATEISAREKAQFAQKKAFIATLEARDRIHAIITSVADALLVVDNLDCVLLINPAAEILFNVRAEAVVGCRLADVIRYDELLLQIAKIRNQLTTQDVCEFDFCLPNTDLQRVYQGRASGLRETGTNGCGLILLIHDVTNERQIDRMKSEFVSMAAHELQTPLTMILGYSELLLDISKQFTPEEKSEFLQVINDKSVELSALIDDILDLSRIEAGRGLLLNFSRVDIGDLCRKLVSDLREINTLHKFEMKIPEQPIIIEADGPRLTQVIENLMENAIKYSPEGGRIQVVLRQEGNWMCLDIIDQGIGLSAEEKTHAFERFYRADSSNTAIRGTGLGLSLSRFIIDAHEGTIEIFSSKGKGTRLEVRLPRVC, from the coding sequence ATGCTGAAAATTCCTTTCCTGCGCAATATTCTGCTCATCGCAATCCTCTTTGCGACCTTATTCCCCCTTTATGATGTTTTTTTTATCATACCCTCATATCAGGACATGTTGGTGCAGGAAACCGAGCGTGATGCCAAACGGTTTGCGCGCTTTCTTGTCGTTAGTAATCAACCTGACCTGTTTCATTTTACCTCTGAAGTAATACCTGAAGCATTAGCCAGGAATATTGGTCAATTGCGTGAAGAAGGGCTGCTTGAAAAGATACGAATTTTCTCGTCAGCAGGGGAAATAATATTTTCCACAGATAAAGCTGAAGTTGGAACTCTTAATAAAAATAAATATTTCAGTGAACTGGTGGCTAAGGGGAAAACTTATTCCAAAGTTGTACATAAAGAATCAGCCACTGCCGAGGGAGCGTTAAGTGATCGTGATGTTGTAGAAACGTATATTCCTGTCATGAGGGATGATACTTTTTTGGGTGCTCTGGAGGTATATTCAGACATATCAATTATTCAGAAAAGTTTATTCTATATTACACGCAAATCTCTTTCTATGTTGGTTGTAGCATCTCTTGGCCTGTTGTTTATGACATTACTTGTGTTGTTCCGAGCACGCGACAGTATTGCTGCTCGAGATCAGTCTGAGGCTGCATTACACCACGCCAAAGAAGACCTTGAACTTCGGGTTGGGCAACGTACGGTCGAACTTTCTTCTGCAAATCAGTTGTTGGCCACTGAAATTTCTGCGCGAGAAAAAGCGCAGTTTGCTCAAAAAAAAGCCTTCATTGCTACGCTTGAAGCTCGAGATCGGATTCATGCGATTATCACCTCGGTCGCTGATGCCCTGTTGGTTGTAGATAATCTGGATTGCGTTTTATTAATCAATCCTGCGGCAGAAATACTTTTTAATGTAAGAGCTGAAGCGGTTGTTGGTTGTCGCCTGGCTGATGTCATCCGTTATGACGAGCTATTGCTTCAAATAGCAAAGATCCGCAATCAACTCACCACGCAAGATGTCTGTGAGTTTGATTTTTGTTTACCAAATACAGATTTGCAACGTGTGTATCAGGGGCGTGCCTCTGGTCTGCGTGAAACCGGAACCAATGGTTGTGGCCTCATTCTGCTGATTCATGATGTCACTAACGAACGCCAAATTGATCGAATGAAAAGCGAATTTGTTTCAATGGCTGCTCATGAGTTACAAACTCCGCTAACCATGATTCTTGGTTATAGTGAATTATTACTCGACATTTCTAAGCAGTTTACACCTGAAGAAAAAAGTGAATTTTTACAGGTTATCAATGATAAGTCGGTTGAACTTTCTGCTTTGATTGATGACATTTTGGATCTGTCTCGCATCGAAGCTGGCCGCGGTTTGTTGCTTAATTTTTCTCGGGTTGATATTGGAGATCTTTGTCGCAAGCTGGTCTCTGACCTTCGTGAAATCAATACTCTGCACAAATTTGAAATGAAAATTCCAGAGCAGCCGATTATTATTGAGGCCGATGGTCCACGCTTGACACAGGTGATTGAAAATTTAATGGAAAATGCGATTAAATATTCTCCTGAAGGAGGCCGGATTCAGGTCGTTTTAAGGCAGGAAGGAAATTGGATGTGTCTTGATATCATTGACCAGGGAATCGGGTTGAGTGCCGAAGAGAAAACGCATGCATTCGAACGCTTTTATCGGGCCGATTCCTCAAATACGGCCATTCGAGGAACGGGTTTAGGATTGAGTCTTTCACGCTTCATTATTGATGCTCATGAAGGAACTATCGAAATTTTTAGCAGCAAAGGGAAGGGGACGCGTCTCGAAGTACGATTACCACGGGTTTGTTAA